Below is a window of Geomonas oryzisoli DNA.
AGGGACGGTGCTGGTCATGGACGACGAAGAGGCGATCAGGACGCTGACCCGGGACATGCTGCAGTACCTGGGGTACCAGGTGGTGACCTGCGCGACCGGAGAGGAAGCGGTGAGCCTGTACCGGGAGGCGGCCCAGGCCGGAAGGCCTTTCGCGGTGGCGATCATGGATCTCACCATACCCGCCGCCATGGGGGGCAAGGAGGCGGCACAACAGATCCTGGCATTTGATCCCGCTGCCAGGCTGATCGTCTCCAGCGGCTATTCCAACGATCCCGTCATGGCGGAACATGCCGAATACGGCTTCTGCGCCGCCGTCGTCAAGCCGTACCGTTGCGACGAACTGCAACAGGCCCTGGAGCGGGTGCTGTCCGCCCCGTAACCGGCGCCGGTTCAGCTACTCCGGTTCCCGCCCCCACAGCTCCTTCAATCTCCAGTTGCGGCCGCACCCCTCGTGGTAGCGCTGGTAATGGTAGGGTTCCTTCTTGTAGTACTGACGGTGGTACTCCTCCGCCGGGTAGAACTCGGAGGCGGGGAGTATCTGCGTGACGACGGCTGCACCGAGACGGTTACTCTGCTCCGCTTCCTGCCTGCTCTCCTCGGCTTCCCGCTTCTGTTCCTCGTCCAGATAAAAGACGGCGGTCTGGTACTGGCTGCCGTAGTCGCAAAACTGGCGGTTTTTGGTGGTGGGATCGATGTTGCGCCAGAACACCCGCAGCAGTTCGCGGTAACTGACACGCCCCGGGTCGAAGACGATCTCGACCGCCTCGACGTGCCCGGTCTCCCCCTCGCAGACCTCCCGGTAGCTGGGGTTGGGCGTGGTGCCGCCGGTATAGCCGGGGAGCACCGAGAGCACCCCCGGCATCTTGTCGAAGACCGGCTCCATGCACCAGAAGCAGCCACCGGCAAAGATGGCGGTTTCGGTGGTGGTGTCGGTGGCGTGGTTTTTCATGGTTCCTCCCTTGGTGCCGAGCGTCCGGCGGGCGTTGAGGGGGACAGGCACCTGGCGGAGCCAGTCCCCTTCGGCGCTCGAACGTCCGACTGGTCCGACTGGTCAGCCTGTGACCGCGATGACTTCCTCGTAGGTGGTGATTCCTTCCAGCATCTTCCGCACTGCCTGTTCGCGCAGCGTCACAAGGCCGTCTTTCCGGGCTGCTGCCTGCAACCCGGCCAGGTCGACCCGCTCGCTGATGGCCCCCTTGATGGTTTCGTTCACGTCCAGCACCTCGAAGATCCCGGTCCTTCCCTTGTAGCCGGTGCCGCGACATTCAGCGCACCCCTCCCCGGACCAGACCCTGGCGGGCCGCTTCAATCCCAGGTACTCCAGCTCCTCGGCGCTCAACTGGCTCTCCCGTTTGCAGGCGGGACAGATCCGGCGCAACAGCCTCTGTGCGATGATGCCGATCACGGTCGAGGAGATCAGAAACGAGGGAACACCGAGGTCGATCAACCGCGTCACGGAGGAAGGGGCGTCGTTGGTGTGCAGCGTGGAAAGGACCAGGTGCCCGGTGAGGGCGGCCTGCACCGCGTTCTCGGCGGTCTCCTTGTCCCGGATCTCGCCGATCATGATGATGTCGGGATCCTGGCGGAGCACGTTTCTGAGCACCTTGTCGAAGGTCACCCCGATGCCGCTTTGCACCCCCACCTGGTTGAACTCCTCCATCACCATCTCGATGGGGTCTTCGACGGTGACGATGTTGACTTCGGGCGAGGAAAGCGTCCTGAGCGACGAGTAGAGCGTGGTGGTCTTGCCGCTGCCGGTGGGGCCGGTGACCAGGATGATCCCGTTGGGGCGGCGCAGGAAGGAACTGTAGAGCTGGTACTCGCGCGGATAGAAGCCGATCGAGTCCAATTCCTGCATCAGCACGTCCGGGTCGAAGATCCTGATCACCACCTTCTCCCCGAAGGCGACCGGCAGGGTTGAGACGCGCAGCTCTACTTCGCGCCCCTCATGGCTGGTCTTGATCCTGCCGTCCTGGGGACGCCGCTTCTCGGCCAGGTCCATGCGGGAGAGCATCTTGATCCGGGACACGATGGGGGGATGCAGCGGCTTGGGCACCACGTGGACGTTGTGCAGCACCCCGTCCACCCGCAGGCGCACCAGCGTCTTCTCCCTCTTTGGCTCGATGTGGATGTCGCTCGCCCGCTGGTCGAAGGCGTACTGCAGCAGGAAGTCCACCGCCGAGATGATGTTGCGGTCGGTCCCTTCGATCTCGTGCCCGCTCTTTAAGCGCACGAACTGCTCCAGGTTCCCCAGGTCCACCGCCGTGGACACCTCGCTCTCGGCGGCCTGCACCGAGGCCCGGAAGCCGAAGAACTCCCTCAGGATCTTCAGGATATCGTTGCGCGAGGCGAGCACCCGGCGAAACTCCATCCTTTTCACAGCCTTCAGCTCGTCGATGACCTCGTCGTTGAAAGGATCGGCGACGGCGAGGGTCACCACCCCGTCCGCGTATCCGACCGGGACGATCAGGTGCCTCAGTGCGAAGGGGCGGGAGATGTGGGCAGTGACCAGGTCGAGGTCGAGCTTCATCGGGTTGATCTTCAGGTAGGGAAGCCCCACTGCGGCGGCAAGCACCTCGGTGATGGCGTCTTCGGTGAGGAGCCTTCCGCCGGAATCGGGGACCTCCAGGTTCATCGAGGCGATGATCTCTGCGGGGGAGGGCTTTTCCGGGGTCTGCTGCAGCCGCCGGGAATATCCTGCCTGCTGCGCGCCCGCCAGCCGGTGGGCCTGCGCGTCCCCCTTGGCAAGCAGCTCCGCGGACTGCTTCTCGTCGATCAGTCCCCGCTGCAAAAGGATCTGCACGACGTTCTTGATGGTGACCATCTTCTTTTTCTGCATGGCCGACACCCTTTAATGGGAACAAGTATGCGATTATCGGCGAGAACCTTAGTGATGTCAAGGAGGTGCAAGTTTGACAACGGGCGCCCCGCCGATATCATTAAATGGCGCCTATGAGGAAGGCGTGCCACTACCAGTTGCCAAAGGAGGGATACCATGTTCGAACTGTTCGAGAAGGCTGTGCTGACGGCGCTCGGCGCGGCGGCGCTCACCCAGAAAAAAGGGGAGGAGCTGATCCAGGAAATGAAGTCCCGCTACAAGATCAGCGAGGAGGAAGGACGCGCCTTTCTGGACCGGATCCAGGAGATGGCGCGCACGGGACAGCAAAAAACCGCCGAGGTGGCCGAAGCCGAGGTGAAGAAGGCGCTGGACCGTATGGGCATGGTGCCGCGCGAGGATTTCGAGAAACTGGAACGGCGCGTCAGGGCGCTCGAGACGCTTGCGGCGGAGAGCGTGGCCTCCCAGCCGGAGGATGAGTGCTTAGGATAGTAAACATAAACCGCAACGTCAGGAGCATCCGGCGTTACCGTCAGATCATCACGGTGCTCGGCGGCTACGGGCTGGGGCACCTGCTGGAGTACCTGAACCTCGGCCAGGTGGTCGACTTCTCGCGCCGCGTATTCAGGCGACGATCCCCGGTGGCGGAGCACCTGACGCCGCCGGAGCGCCTGCGCCTCGCCCTGGAGGAGCTCGGCACCACCTTCATCAAGCTGGGGCAGCTCCTCTCCACCCGCGCCGACATCATCCCCGCCTCGTTCGTCCAGGAACTGGCCCACCTGCAGGACAAGATCCCCTGTCTTCCCTTCGAGGAGATCAGGGTGCAGATCGAGCACGAGCTGGGGGTCCCCCTGGAACAACGCTTCCTGCACGTGGAACCGGAAGCGATCGCGGGGGCCTCCATCGCCCAGGTGCACCGCGCTACGCTCATCACCGGCGAGGACGTGGTGGTCAAGGTGCGCCGTCCGGGGGTGGTCGAGGCGGTGGAAACGGACATCGACATCCTCATGGGAGTGGCGCTCCTCCTGGAGCGCCACATGGCTCGTAGCGACATCTACGACCCGGTCGGGGTGGTGCGCGAGTTCTCCTACACCATCAGGCGCGAGATGGACCTGACCCGTGAGGGGCACGCCATCGAGAAGATCCGCGACAACTTCAAGGGGGACCCCAACCTCTACTTCCCACGGGTGTACTGGGAGGCCACCGCCAAGGGGGTGCTCACCACCGAGTACGTCGAGGGGATCAAGGTAAGCGACATCTGCGCCATCGAGGCGGCGGGGCTGGACC
It encodes the following:
- the msrA gene encoding peptide-methionine (S)-S-oxide reductase MsrA codes for the protein MKNHATDTTTETAIFAGGCFWCMEPVFDKMPGVLSVLPGYTGGTTPNPSYREVCEGETGHVEAVEIVFDPGRVSYRELLRVFWRNIDPTTKNRQFCDYGSQYQTAVFYLDEEQKREAEESRQEAEQSNRLGAAVVTQILPASEFYPAEEYHRQYYKKEPYHYQRYHEGCGRNWRLKELWGREPE
- a CDS encoding GspE/PulE family protein; this encodes MQKKKMVTIKNVVQILLQRGLIDEKQSAELLAKGDAQAHRLAGAQQAGYSRRLQQTPEKPSPAEIIASMNLEVPDSGGRLLTEDAITEVLAAAVGLPYLKINPMKLDLDLVTAHISRPFALRHLIVPVGYADGVVTLAVADPFNDEVIDELKAVKRMEFRRVLASRNDILKILREFFGFRASVQAAESEVSTAVDLGNLEQFVRLKSGHEIEGTDRNIISAVDFLLQYAFDQRASDIHIEPKREKTLVRLRVDGVLHNVHVVPKPLHPPIVSRIKMLSRMDLAEKRRPQDGRIKTSHEGREVELRVSTLPVAFGEKVVIRIFDPDVLMQELDSIGFYPREYQLYSSFLRRPNGIILVTGPTGSGKTTTLYSSLRTLSSPEVNIVTVEDPIEMVMEEFNQVGVQSGIGVTFDKVLRNVLRQDPDIIMIGEIRDKETAENAVQAALTGHLVLSTLHTNDAPSSVTRLIDLGVPSFLISSTVIGIIAQRLLRRICPACKRESQLSAEELEYLGLKRPARVWSGEGCAECRGTGYKGRTGIFEVLDVNETIKGAISERVDLAGLQAAARKDGLVTLREQAVRKMLEGITTYEEVIAVTG
- a CDS encoding phasin family protein yields the protein MFELFEKAVLTALGAAALTQKKGEELIQEMKSRYKISEEEGRAFLDRIQEMARTGQQKTAEVAEAEVKKALDRMGMVPREDFEKLERRVRALETLAAESVASQPEDECLG